One genomic region from Granulimonas faecalis encodes:
- the rlmD gene encoding 23S rRNA (uracil(1939)-C(5))-methyltransferase RlmD: MGFATPTCPIAKRCGGCEWLAVPYPIQLRRKREAVVGLFSDLLDSGASEAAPGDVAIVGMEAPRGYRHKAATPFSPGKGGMIRSGFYERGTHRIVPCAACLAEDPRCRPILNDMARVAERLKIRAYDEDKGRGMLRHAVVRTGWRTEEGLLTVVTNGNTLAHGRELAEAVAEAAPLRLSVVQNINQRRTNAILGPTSKPLLGPGVMHDSLLGVTFEIGPTSFYQTNPEQTEALYRLAIDGARLEPGQTLLDAYCGIGTIGLCAAKAVDGVSVVGVERVEGAVADARRNARANGLGGRARFVCADATAYLADSKHNRTGFDVVVLDPPRAGATEAFLSACDASGCGRIVYVSCNPVTQRRDLDFLVGRGWLLESLTVVDMFPHTKHAETVAALRRR; encoded by the coding sequence ATGGGATTTGCCACCCCCACCTGCCCCATCGCCAAACGGTGCGGCGGCTGCGAATGGCTGGCCGTCCCCTACCCCATCCAGCTGCGCCGCAAGCGCGAGGCCGTGGTGGGGCTCTTCTCGGACCTCCTGGACTCCGGGGCGAGCGAGGCCGCCCCGGGTGACGTGGCCATCGTGGGCATGGAGGCGCCACGAGGGTACCGGCACAAGGCGGCCACGCCCTTCTCGCCCGGCAAGGGGGGCATGATCCGCAGCGGCTTCTACGAGCGGGGCACGCACCGCATCGTGCCATGCGCCGCCTGCCTGGCCGAGGACCCGCGCTGCCGGCCCATCCTCAACGACATGGCCCGGGTGGCCGAGCGGCTCAAGATCCGCGCCTACGACGAGGACAAAGGCCGCGGCATGCTGCGTCACGCCGTGGTGCGCACCGGCTGGAGGACCGAGGAGGGGCTGCTCACCGTCGTGACCAACGGCAACACCCTGGCCCACGGCCGCGAGCTGGCCGAGGCCGTGGCCGAGGCGGCGCCGCTCAGGCTGTCGGTGGTGCAGAACATCAACCAGCGGCGGACGAACGCCATCCTGGGACCCACATCGAAACCCCTGCTGGGGCCCGGCGTCATGCACGACTCGCTGCTGGGCGTGACCTTTGAGATCGGCCCCACGAGCTTCTACCAGACCAACCCCGAGCAGACCGAGGCGCTCTACCGGCTGGCCATCGACGGCGCGCGGCTGGAGCCGGGCCAGACGCTGCTGGACGCCTACTGCGGCATCGGGACCATCGGCCTGTGCGCGGCCAAGGCCGTGGACGGCGTCTCCGTGGTGGGCGTGGAACGCGTGGAGGGGGCCGTGGCCGACGCGCGGCGCAACGCACGGGCCAACGGGCTGGGGGGCCGGGCGCGGTTCGTCTGCGCCGACGCCACGGCCTACCTGGCCGACTCCAAGCACAACCGCACCGGGTTCGACGTCGTGGTGCTCGACCCGCCCCGGGCCGGCGCCACGGAGGCGTTCCTCTCGGCGTGCGATGCCAGCGGGTGCGGGCGCATCGTGTACGTGAGCTGCAACCCGGTGACCCAACGGCGCGACCTGGACTTCCTCGTGGGGCGCGGCTGGCTGCTGGAGTCGCTGACGGTGGTGGACATGTTCCCACACACCAAGCACGCCGAGACGGTGGCGGCGCTGCGGAGGCGGTAG
- a CDS encoding sensor histidine kinase: MEFLRFLRSKLPGLALYGVALFVVAGLLRLVGTPRDMVYLVLVTLAAVEAGRLAMEYLPSAGFWRRVSLIGRAHPGDTPNALDLACDLPSLRSGRAALVDDAVDALLAQADADAAAVRADSAEYRAFIERWSHEVKTPVAAASLIVQANPGPVSGRIAPELQRIEDYVDQALFFARSYTVDRDYVVRETTLGELVRDAVRARATLIQESGVSVSFDGLDQPVYCDPKWCGFIVGQLVDNACKYMGAEESPCLSFTGRRLAAGGSAERVELTVADNGVGIAPQDLPRVWDKGFVGSNGRDLARSNSTGIGLFLVRDLCRKMGVEASVFSDGESGTEFHLVFPMVQRG; this comes from the coding sequence ATGGAGTTCCTCCGGTTCCTGAGGTCCAAGCTGCCGGGCCTCGCCCTTTACGGGGTGGCCCTCTTCGTGGTCGCGGGGCTCCTCCGCCTGGTGGGGACGCCGCGCGACATGGTCTACCTTGTGCTGGTGACGCTCGCCGCCGTGGAGGCGGGGCGCCTGGCCATGGAGTACCTGCCGTCGGCGGGCTTCTGGAGGCGCGTGAGCCTCATCGGCCGCGCCCACCCAGGCGACACCCCCAACGCGCTCGACCTGGCCTGCGACCTCCCGAGCCTGCGCTCCGGCCGCGCCGCCCTCGTGGATGACGCCGTGGACGCTCTGCTCGCCCAGGCCGACGCCGACGCCGCCGCCGTCAGGGCCGACTCAGCCGAGTACCGTGCCTTCATCGAGCGCTGGAGCCATGAGGTCAAGACCCCGGTGGCCGCCGCCTCCCTCATCGTCCAGGCCAACCCGGGCCCGGTGTCCGGCCGCATCGCCCCGGAGCTGCAGCGCATCGAGGACTATGTGGACCAGGCCCTCTTCTTCGCCCGCTCCTACACCGTGGACCGCGACTACGTGGTGCGCGAGACCACCCTCGGCGAGCTCGTACGCGACGCCGTACGCGCCCGCGCCACGCTGATCCAGGAGTCCGGCGTCTCCGTCTCCTTCGACGGTCTCGACCAGCCGGTCTACTGCGACCCCAAGTGGTGCGGCTTCATCGTGGGCCAGCTCGTGGACAATGCCTGCAAGTACATGGGGGCCGAGGAGAGCCCGTGTCTCTCGTTCACCGGCCGTAGGTTGGCGGCGGGCGGCTCGGCCGAGCGCGTGGAGCTGACCGTGGCCGACAACGGCGTGGGCATCGCGCCCCAGGATCTCCCCCGGGTGTGGGACAAGGGTTTCGTGGGCTCCAACGGCCGCGACCTCGCCCGGTCCAACTCCACGGGCATCGGCCTGTTCCTCGTGCGCGACCTCTGCCGCAAGATGGGCGTGGAGGCGAGCGTCTTCTCCGACGGCGAGTCGGGCACGGAGTTCCACCTGGTGTTCCCCATGGTGCAGAGGGGCTAG
- the purH gene encoding bifunctional phosphoribosylaminoimidazolecarboxamide formyltransferase/IMP cyclohydrolase: MTDRPVNRALVSVTDKTGVVEFCRQLQDTYGVEIVSTGGTAKALTAGGVDVVEIGDYTGFPEMMGGRVKTLHPKVHGGLLARRDDAGHMAEAEEHGIPMIDLVCVNLYEFEKTVASPDVTFADAVEHIDIGGPSMLRSAAKNSDSVTVVCDPADYPDILDDMAAHGGATSLELRRRLQVKAYTTTAAYDTAISTWLAGRLAEDEGAEATAFPERLTVGLTKQEDLRYGENPHQAAAFYREDDAPAHSLANAVQLNGKPLSYNNLLDTDAAWAAVREFDEPACIILKHQNPCGSAVAEDVTAAYDKAYACDPVSAFGGIIACNREVPLSLVEHFADVNKQFVEVLIAPSFTDEALERLARRKNLRVLATGGVDAPAALEMRTVDGGLLVQEVDRVTETPDDYRVVTERQPTEQELHDLEFGWKVVKTVKSNAILVAKDDAGIGMGPGQPNRVDSAIIACDRAHRACERMGLAPENLAAASDAFFPFRDDVDELAARGVTAIIQPGGSVRDEEVIAACNELGIAMVFTGRRHFRH, from the coding sequence ATGACAGACAGGCCCGTCAATCGCGCGCTGGTCTCGGTAACCGACAAGACCGGCGTGGTGGAGTTCTGCCGACAGCTCCAGGACACCTACGGCGTCGAGATCGTCTCCACCGGCGGCACGGCCAAGGCCCTGACGGCCGGCGGCGTGGACGTGGTCGAGATCGGCGACTATACCGGCTTTCCGGAGATGATGGGCGGCCGCGTGAAGACGCTGCACCCCAAGGTCCACGGAGGCCTCCTCGCCCGCCGCGACGATGCCGGCCACATGGCCGAGGCCGAGGAGCACGGCATCCCGATGATCGACCTCGTGTGCGTCAACCTCTACGAGTTCGAGAAGACCGTCGCCTCGCCCGATGTCACGTTCGCGGACGCCGTGGAGCACATCGACATCGGCGGCCCGTCCATGCTCCGCTCCGCCGCCAAGAACTCCGACAGCGTCACCGTGGTGTGCGACCCGGCCGACTACCCCGACATCCTCGACGACATGGCCGCCCATGGCGGCGCCACCTCCCTCGAGCTGCGCCGCCGCCTCCAGGTGAAGGCCTATACCACCACCGCGGCCTATGACACAGCCATCTCCACGTGGCTCGCCGGCCGCCTCGCCGAGGACGAGGGCGCCGAGGCCACGGCGTTCCCCGAGCGCCTCACCGTGGGCCTCACCAAGCAGGAGGACCTCCGCTACGGCGAGAACCCGCACCAGGCGGCCGCGTTCTACCGCGAGGACGACGCCCCGGCCCACTCGCTGGCCAACGCCGTGCAACTCAACGGCAAGCCGCTCTCCTACAACAACCTCCTCGACACCGACGCTGCGTGGGCGGCCGTCCGCGAGTTCGACGAGCCCGCGTGCATCATCCTCAAACATCAGAACCCCTGCGGCTCCGCCGTGGCCGAGGATGTCACCGCCGCCTACGACAAGGCCTACGCCTGCGACCCCGTGAGCGCCTTCGGCGGCATCATCGCCTGCAACCGCGAGGTGCCCCTCTCGCTCGTGGAGCACTTCGCCGACGTCAACAAGCAGTTCGTGGAGGTGCTCATCGCCCCGTCGTTCACCGACGAGGCCCTGGAGCGCCTGGCGCGTCGCAAGAACCTGCGCGTGCTGGCCACCGGCGGTGTGGACGCCCCGGCGGCGCTGGAGATGCGCACGGTGGACGGCGGCCTGCTCGTGCAGGAGGTCGACCGCGTGACCGAGACGCCCGACGACTACCGTGTGGTCACCGAGCGGCAGCCCACCGAGCAGGAGCTCCACGACCTGGAGTTCGGCTGGAAGGTGGTCAAGACCGTGAAGTCCAACGCCATCCTCGTGGCCAAGGACGACGCCGGCATCGGCATGGGGCCGGGCCAGCCCAACCGCGTGGACTCCGCCATCATCGCCTGCGACCGCGCCCACAGGGCGTGTGAGCGCATGGGGCTGGCGCCGGAGAACCTCGCCGCCGCGAGCGACGCGTTCTTCCCGTTCCGCGACGACGTCGACGAGCTCGCGGCCCGCGGCGTGACCGCCATCATCCAGCCCGGCGGCTCCGTGCGCGACGAGGAGGTCATCGCCGCCTGCAACGAGCTCGGCATCGCGATGGTCTTCACGGGCAGGAGGCACTTCCGCCACTAG
- a CDS encoding DUF4430 domain-containing protein, with translation MNRKTTQDLAAHRRTPPLRGRVAALLAAALIAAAPTLGACSAAPSASAEGQQQASGQQQASVSVTQRVGDGEKAVEVPDGSTVLDVLKASGVEFESSDGSYGAYVTSIDGKAAEGNSGWTYSVNGEQPTVGCGEYEVADGDVVTWEYVSF, from the coding sequence ATGAACCGCAAGACAACCCAGGACCTCGCAGCCCACCGCCGCACGCCGCCCCTGCGCGGCCGCGTCGCGGCGTTGCTCGCCGCCGCGCTCATCGCTGCGGCACCGACCCTCGGCGCCTGCTCCGCCGCCCCCTCCGCGTCCGCGGAGGGGCAGCAGCAGGCGTCCGGGCAGCAGCAGGCGTCCGTCTCGGTGACCCAGAGGGTCGGCGACGGGGAGAAGGCCGTGGAGGTGCCCGACGGCTCGACGGTCCTCGACGTCCTGAAGGCGTCGGGGGTGGAGTTCGAGTCGAGCGACGGCTCCTACGGCGCCTATGTGACCTCCATCGACGGCAAGGCCGCCGAGGGTAACTCCGGCTGGACCTACTCCGTCAACGGCGAGCAGCCCACGGTGGGCTGCGGGGAGTATGAGGTCGCGGACGGAGACGTCGTGACGTGGGAGTACGTCTCCTTCTGA
- a CDS encoding response regulator transcription factor gives MTRIALVEDDAAIRDALAQILSQRGYEPVPVTDFSRTSQTVLDAACDLVLLDLGLPGVDGTVVCREIRSRSDVPIIVVTSRSSEVDEVLSMTMGADDFVAKPYSAHVLAARIEALLRRVQGSRSRPVVEHNGLSLDVEASSAAANGQTVELTRNELRLLAYLMRNAGSVVSRTALMCELWDTDAYVDDNTLTVNINRLRQTLARIGVRDYLVTHRGQGYSV, from the coding sequence ATGACGCGCATCGCACTGGTCGAGGACGACGCCGCCATCCGCGACGCCCTGGCCCAGATCCTCTCCCAGCGCGGCTACGAGCCGGTGCCCGTCACGGACTTCTCCCGCACGTCGCAGACCGTGCTCGACGCCGCCTGCGACCTCGTGCTCCTCGACCTCGGCCTGCCCGGCGTGGACGGCACGGTGGTCTGCCGGGAGATCCGCTCCCGCTCCGACGTCCCCATCATCGTGGTGACGAGCCGCAGCTCCGAGGTGGACGAGGTGCTGTCCATGACCATGGGGGCCGACGACTTCGTGGCCAAGCCCTACTCCGCCCACGTGCTCGCCGCCCGCATCGAGGCCCTGCTCCGCCGCGTCCAGGGCTCCCGGTCGCGTCCGGTGGTGGAGCACAACGGGCTCTCCCTCGACGTCGAGGCCTCCTCCGCCGCGGCCAACGGCCAGACCGTGGAGCTCACCCGCAACGAGCTGCGACTCCTCGCCTACCTCATGCGCAACGCCGGGTCCGTGGTGTCCCGCACGGCTCTCATGTGCGAGCTCTGGGACACCGACGCCTACGTGGACGACAACACCCTGACCGTCAACATCAACCGGCTGCGCCAGACGCTGGCCCGTATCGGCGTGCGCGACTACCTGGTCACCCACCGCGGCCAGGGCTACTCGGTGTGA